One Candidatus Eisenbacteria bacterium DNA segment encodes these proteins:
- a CDS encoding NADPH-dependent FMN reductase, with translation MDVLGMSGSLRAASTNARLLRAAAKLAPDGMQFTFYDEQIAALPHFSPDLDGERAAAPPAVADLRRRLSAADAVLICCPEYAHGVPGAFKNALDWIVSSGELTDRPVALVMASASGAEHARAALASTLRVMGANLVFERSLAFSPRYLGADGSILDPEAERAVREAVVALSRPSP, from the coding sequence ATGGACGTCCTCGGCATGTCGGGCAGCCTCCGTGCCGCATCGACGAACGCGCGCCTGCTGCGCGCCGCCGCGAAGCTCGCGCCCGACGGAATGCAGTTCACGTTCTACGACGAGCAGATCGCCGCCCTGCCCCACTTCAGCCCGGACCTGGACGGCGAACGAGCCGCGGCTCCGCCTGCGGTGGCCGACCTCCGGCGACGCCTCTCGGCCGCCGACGCGGTGCTCATCTGCTGTCCGGAGTACGCGCACGGCGTTCCCGGTGCGTTCAAGAACGCGCTCGACTGGATCGTGTCGAGCGGCGAGCTCACCGACAGGCCGGTCGCGCTCGTCATGGCGTCGGCCAGCGGGGCGGAGCACGCACGTGCGGCGCTCGCGTCCACGCTCCGGGTCATGGGCGCGAACCTCGTCTTCGAGCGGTCGCTCGCCTTCTCGCCGAGGTACCTGGGGGCGGACGGCAGCATCCTCGACCCGGAGGCGGAGCGCGCCGTCCGCGAAGCCGTCGTCGCGCTCAGTCGTCCTTCGCCTTGA